The genome window TTACATCTTCGCGATGGTGCTTCTCGCTTCCCATATCAGCCACGGTGTCGCGAGCGTGTTTCAAACCTTGGGTTTGAGCACTCCCGAATTGAGCGGCAAGATCAAAGCGGGTGCGATCCTTTTCGCTTTAATCATCTTTATTGGAAACACTTCTATCCCGCTTTCGATTTTGCTGGGATACGTTCACCCGTAATTCTTTGGAGAACCATTCATGAGTTTAGATTCTAAAATTCCCAACGGCCCGATTGAGAAAAAATGGTCCAATCATAAGGCCGACATCAAGCTGGTAAACCCGGCCAACAAAAGAAAATTCAACATCATCGTAGTCGGTTCCGGTCTCGCAGGAGCTTCCGCTTCCGCGACACTCGCAGAACTCGGTTACAATGTAAAAACCTTCTGCTTTCAAGACAGCCCTCGTAGAGCGCACAGTATCGCGGCTCAGGGCGGGATCAACGCGGCGAAGAATTATCAGAACGACGGGGACTCCGTTCATCGTCTGTTCTACGACACAGTAAAAGGCGGGGACTTCCGTGCAAGAGAAGCGAATGTTCACCGTTTGGCGGAAGTTTCCGTAAACATCATCGATCAGTGTGTGGCGCAAGGAGTTCCTTTCGCGAGAGAATACGGAGGACATCTTTCCAACCGTTCTTTCGGCGGGGCGCAAGTTTCCAGAACCTTCTACGCAAAAGGTCAAACCGGACAACAACTTCTTTTAGGAGCGTATTCCGCGCTTTCCCGTCAGATCGGACTCGGCGCAGTGAAGATGTATCCAAGAACCGAGATGGTAGAATTGATCGTAGTAGACGGTCACGCAAAAGGAATCGTGGTTCGCGATCTCGTAACGGGAAAACTTTCCACTCATATGGCCGACGCGGTCGTTCTCGGAACCGGCGGATACGGAAACGTATTCTTCCTTTCCACAAACGCGAAAGGTTGTAACGTAACAGCGACTTGGAAGGCTCACAAAAAAGGCGCCTTCTTCGCGAACCCTTGTTATACGCAAATTCACCCGACTTGTATTCCTGTTTCGGGAGATCATCAATCCAAACTCACTCTGATGTCCGAGTCTCTCCGAAATGACGGAAGAATCTGGGTTCCCAAAAACAAAGGCGACAAACGCAATCCCGCGGACATTCCCGAAAGTGAAAGAGACTACTACCTCGAAAGAAAGTATCCGAGTTACGGAAACCTTTCTCCTCGCGACATCGCTTCTCGCGCGGCAAAAGAAGCCTGCGACGCGGGACTGGGCGTGGGAGAATCCGGTCAGGGCGTGTATCTCGACTTTGCGGACGCGATTCGTCGTCTCGGCGAACCGAAAATTCGCGACCGTTACGAAAATCTCTTCCAGATGTATGAGCAAATCACCGGTGAAAACCCATACAAACAACCGATGAGAATTTATCCTGCAGTTCACTACACCATGGGCGGTCTTTGGGTGGATTACAACCTGATGAGCAACCTCCCCGGTCTTTTCGTAATCGGCGAAGCGAACTTCTCCGATCACGGAGCGAACCGTCTCGGAGCTTCGGCTCTGATGCAAGGTCTTGCGGACGGATACTTCATTCTTCCTTATACGATCGGAAACTATCTCGCAGGAGCGGGGTTCAACTCTCGTCCGAGCGAAGATCATCCGGAAGCGAAGAAGGCTCTTTCCGATGCGGAAGAAACTACGAAAAAACTTCTTTCCATCAACGGAAAAAGAACCGTGGATTCTTTCCATAGACAACTCGGTAAACTGATGTGGGACAAGTGCGGAATGGCGCGTAACGACAAAGGTTTGAGAGAAGCGTTAGCCGAAATTCCTAAGATCCGTGAAGAATTCTGGCAGAACGTAAACGTTCCCGGAAGCGGCGCGGAACTCAACCAATCTCTTGAAAAAGCGGGAAGAGTCGCTGACTTCTTGGAATTCGGAGAACTGCTCTGCCTCGACGCACTCACAAGGGAAGAATCCTGCGGAGGTCACTTCCGCGAAGAATACCAAGAAGAAGGAGAAGCGAAACGAAACGACGATAAGTTCTGTCACGCTACCGCTTGGGAATTCAACGGAGTCGGTAAAAAACCAACCGAACACAGGGAAAAACTGGAGTTCGAAAACGTTCACCTCGCTACAAGGAGTTATAAATAATGGATCTGAAACTCAAAGTCTGGAGACAAAAGAGCGGAGAAGAAAAGGGAAAGATCGTAGACTACGACGCAAAAGATATTTCCCCGAACATGTCCTTTTTGGAAATGCTCGACGTGGTCAACGAAGAACTCATCACAAAGGGAGACGATCCGATCGCTTTCGAACACGATTGTCGCGAGGGAATCTGCGGTTCCTGCAACCTGATGATCAACGGACAAGCGCACGGACCGCACCAAGGTGTGACTTCCTGCCAGTTGCACATGCGTTCCTTCAAAGACGGTGACACCGTTTACGTGGAACCGTGGAGAGCCAAGGCTTTCCCAGTCATCAAGGATCTCGTCGTGGATAGAAGCGCGTTTGATCGAATCATCCAATCCGGCGGATTTATCAGCATCAACACCGGCGGGGCTCCCGACGCAAACGCATTACCGATTCCTAAAGTGGATGCGGACGTTGCGATGGACGCCGCGACTTGTATCGGTTGCGGAGCCTGCGTCGCTTCCTGCAAAAACGCGAGCGCAATGTTGTTCGTTTCCGCGAAGATCACTCACCTCGGCTTGTTACCGCAAGGAAAAGTGGAACAAAAAGAGCGCGTGAAAAAAATGATCAACGCGATGGATGCGGAAGGTTTCGGAAACTGCACGAACCAATACGAGTGCGAAGCGGTTTGCCCGAAATCGATTAAGAGAGATTTTATCCGGACGATGAATCGGGATTATATTCTTTCTTAAAAAGTTCAACCTGCCGGCGGCCTTCTTCTTTACAATAAGAGAACGCCGTCCCGCTTGAACCCGATCGTCAGGGTTAGTATTTTGTTTCTTTGAACAAAACCGTTTTTAAAAGCCGTCCCTCAGGGCGGCTTTTTTATGTCCGAACCGGAAAGACGCAAAGAAGATTTGCAGGCATCGATCGATTCCGAACGGAAATAGGATTTTTCGAAAACAAAACGAATCCTAATTTCAAGACGAGAATCGCGGTTCATTCTTTTAAAAAAACCGATCCAAAATCAAAACAAAATCCTGATTCCGTTTTCGAATCGCAATTTTCTATCCCATGCCATCAAATTATAGAATTGCGGATTCAAGACCTAAGAAGAAGTTGCTGAATTTTGAATATTCTCGAGGTTGAGGTCCAAGATGAACAAATACAATCAAATCGTAGAAACGTATTTAAAACTGTTATCCGAATTCGTAGTCGAAAAAGAAGAATTCAAAACGATACTCCATCCGGAAATTCAACAAATCGAATATCCGAACGCACTCACAAAGACCGTCACAGTCAGCAACTGGGAGGACATATTTCGAAGAATGCCCGCGGGAAAAAATCTGTTAAAACGGCAAGTCTTTCGGATGCAGAGTTATCTCGAAAACGGAGATACGGTTGTCGTCGAAGCGGAATGGGAAGCAACGGTTAAGACCGACCTTGGTCCATTCAAAACGGATCAGAATCTAAAGGCATATTTCTGTATGATTTTCGAATTTAAGGAGAATAAGATCTATCGTCAGAAGAATTACGATTGTTTCGAGCCGTTTGTTTAAAAGGGAAAGAACGAGGACGGATTCGGAAGTTTCAAATCGGCGGACGACGGACGAAAAACACTAACACAAAATAAAAAACGAAAATCATTTCGTCCGAAGAAAAAAAGCCGTATAAACTTACTGATCGGAAAATTTTTGCGATTGCGAAAATCCGAATCGAAACGTTTCGGCAAACGGATCTAAAAAATTCAAAAGACCGCCCTGGTGAATATAAAGCGTTCGTCCGCTCCACTCGCCCGAACGGATTCTCGTTTCGGTCGCGGACAGGGTTCGCGCGGAATAAATCGGTTCTACGGGAACACCCGTTCGTTGGTAAAAGGATTTAGAATATTCTAAAATTTGCATATCTTCTGCCCCAAAACCCAAACTTCCGTCCGGTTCCAAGATTCGTTCGTCGTCAATTCGTAACCATTCCAACCCGAGAAGCCTCTTTTTCTCCTCAAGCCAATACAATAACTTCGATTTAGGAAGTCCGATGGCGATTCCGTGGACCGGAATTCGATTTTGAAAAAACCGAAGCGCCGATAAATACGTCGAACCGGAACCGACGTCGATCACAATTCGATCGTACTCAGAAATCTGAATTTTTTCCCAAAGGGAATCGATCCCTTCCAAAGCGGCGCGGCACAATCCGTATTCAGGGATGAGGATGGATCCCGAAAAATCGGGATCGGGAAATTCTTGCGCCGAAACCGGATTGATCGTAGGAATTCCATCTTTGACGGATGTGTGATTCGTAAAACGATAGGAATCGAGTGTGACGACGGACATTTCCTCTGAAAGCCGCGAAATTCTTTGCATCCATTCGGTGCGCGAAGAAAACAGTTCCAAAGAATGAGAATGACGTTTTGTCAAAATCGAATTGGCGCTCGCCCGTTTCGGATCGCGCGTGTAGCCGATCGACCGGACCCGATATCCGAAGCTAAGGAATAGAAACGCAAACCCAGCCAACGCGTTGCCGTGAAGTTCCCCTTGTAACAAAACCGATCGAATATTTTGGGTTCGGAGAGTCGCGTGAATTCCAAGAAACTTTCTGGCTTTTGTTCCTATGCCGAATGCAAGGCGATCGTCGCGAAGGACGGATAAGGTTGCGGACGGATTCGCATCCATCGGAATTTTTTGAATCCGAATCGGCAAGGAAGTTTGTAAAAGAAGATGATCAACGAATTCGTTTTGCAGCCGCTGCTTTGGACCGTTCATTTCTAAAAATTGTGGGAACTGCTACTCCGTGATCCGGGTTCGACGGAAAAATCGGAAGGACAAGGCCTTCGTTTTAAGAACCGTGGGAGTTCCCACACAGAAAAAGGAGCGGCGATCAGCCCTTTCTAGGAATTTCCGTATGAGTTCCCACAAAACTTTCGAAATCAAACAAAAGTTATCTCGAAGACCGAATGTCCCGACAATCAAATCCTTGCAGAAGACCGGCTCGACAACTTACAATTTTCGTCGTAAACAGGAACGGAGTGTAAGATCTTATCTTGGCTATTAAAGTTTATATCAAATTCGAACATAAATAAGGATCCGCTCAGTTCCCCGTTTTCAAAACCGCCAAAAAGGCTTCTTGCGGGATTTCCACGTTCCCGATCTGCTTCATCCGCTTTTTCCCTTCTTTCTGTTTCTCTAAGAGTTTCTTTTTACGAGTGATGTCCCCACCGTAACACTTCGCTGTTACGTTTTTACGGAGCGCGGAAATGCTTTCTCGGGCGAGAATCTTTCCTCCCACGGCCGCTTGGATCGGAATCATAAACTGATGTCTCGGAATCAGATCCTTCAGTTTTTCGATAATTTCCCTTCCTCTTTGTTCCGCCTTCGTTCTGTGAACGATCATAGAAAGGGCGTCGACGGGTTCTCCGTTCACGAGGATGTCCATCTTCACGAGTTGTGACGTCTTATAACCGGAGGGTTCGTAGTCGAGAGATGCGTAGCCGCGCGTAAAAGACTTTAGCTTATCATAAAATTCGAAAATAAGTTCGGCAAGAGGAAGTTCGTACGTAAGCTGAACCTTATCCTGTGTCAGATACACCGTATCCAACTGAATCCCCCGTTTATCCATCGCGAGAGCCATGATGTTCCCCACGTATTCGTTCGGGGTGATGACGGTCGCTTTCACATACGGCTCTTCCGTGGATTCGATCGTGATCGGGTCGGGAAAGCGGGAAGGGTTGTCGATCTCCTCCACTTCTCCGTTTTTGCTTCGAATGATGTATTTTACCGAAGGGGCGGTCGTGATGAGATCGAGATTGAATTCCCGTTCCAATCGTTCTTGCACGATCTCCATGTGTAAAAGTCCGAGGTAGCCGACGCGAAAGCCGAATCCGAGCGCGACGGAACTTTCTTTTTCAAACACGAGAGCCGCATCGTTTAACTTGAGTTTTTCGATCGCGTCCACGAGTTCGTCGAATTGTTCTCCGTTGATCGGAAACAATCCCGCGAATACCATCGGCTTCGCTTCCTTATAACCGGGAATGGATTCTTTCGTCGGATTGGAAAATAACGTAACGGTATCACCCGTCTTTGCATCGGAAACTTTTTTGATTCCGGCGATGATATATCCCACTTCCCCCGCGCCCAAACTTTCTTTCGGAGTTAAGGTGATTCTGTTGATTCCGACCTCGTTTACCGTGAAGTCTTTGCCCGTGCTCATCATCAAAATCCGGTCGCCCTTTTTGATCGAACCGTCAAACACGCGGATCTTAATCACGACTCCCATATACGGATCAAAGTAAGAATCATAAACGAGAGCTTTGAGAGGTCCGTTTGGATCTCCTTTCGGAGCCGGAATTTCTTTTGTGATCGCTTCTAAAACCGCCTTCACATTCAGACCGGTCTTTGCGGAAATCGCGACGGCTTTTTCCGAGTCGAGCCCCAAACTCTCTTCGATTTGAACCTTGGTTTTTTCAACATCCGCCGCAGGAAGATCGATCTTGTTCATCACCGGAAGAATTTCCAGATCCTGCTCCATGGCAAGATAAAGGTTCGCCAAAGTCTGGGCTTCCACGCCTTGACTCGCGTCTACAATCAGAAGAACTCCCTCGCAGGCTTTGAGAGAACGTGAAACTTCGTATGTGAAATCCACGTGCCCCGGAGTATCCAGAAGATTCATGATGTATGTATTGCCGTCGTCGGCGAGATAATCAAAGGTAGCGTTGTTGGCCTTGATCGTGATCCCTCTCTCCCGCTCGATATCCATCGAATCCAAAATCTGATCTTTTTTGGTTCGATCGTTCGTAACTTGACCGATCTCCAAAAGTCTGTCCGCCAAGGTGGACTTACCGTGGTCGATATGCGCGATGATGGAAAAGTTACGGATGAATTTCTGTTTATCAGTCATGAGGGTACAATCCGATGATTTTCGACGGAGGGTTCCCCTGAAAAGCAAAATACTTACGCGGTTTTTAGAGGGAGAATCGGTTTTTATTCTTTTTTAAGAAGAATTTACCGTGATCGGGAAAATCTGTGGGAACTACCACGGAAGGAGAAATGTTGGAACTCTTACAAATCCACCGTGATAAAAGCGATTTTGTGGGAACTACCACGAAAACCAAAGTACCGTCCTATAGCGAAACCGAAGTTTTGTGGGAACTCATACGCCCTAAGATCGGAACGGGTTGGAGATCCCACAAGTGCGCTGCATTTTTACGAGCCGCAGGAGTTCCCACGGATTCATCCGAAAAAATCCCTTGTTGGAGTCCCGCGCCGTTCTTCCTCAAACGCCGGCCGGAACGAGCTTCGTGCTCCCTTCGAATAAAAGAAAGAAAAATCCCAAAGCCCCTAGATAGACGAACATCGTCAAAAACGCCCAAAGGATTTTTTCGGGTAAGGAAGAATACGCGCAAACGTGATATGCATAACAAGCGAAGACCGCAAGAATGAATTCCGGCGCCAAAACGTAAACCGCCACGTGATCGACCATCCAAACGTTCTTCGCAAACCAAACCGGAATCAAATACGAAACTTCTTCCGAAACTAAAAAGACAACGAAAGCGATCAAACCGCCTAACAGATAACTTTGAAGTGCCGGTGCATCGGGAAAACGTTTGCGAAATCGAACGGAAACGAATGTAGATACGAACAACGGAATCACCCAAAGCCCCGCCATATAACCGGAAACCGTTCCGATTTTCGCAAACCCATCCGCGGGAAATTCGACGACTCCGAGAACCTGGGATAAAAACCAATCCGGAAAAATCTGAAGACAACTCAAAGGAAAAAGAAATAACCAAAGATCGGTCCAACGTTCGTGCGCCCAGATTCTCGCGAACAAAAGGATTCCCACGTTGTAGCCCAAAACAAGCGCGAACATTCTCCAACCGCTGGAAACGCTTCCGGGAAAGAACAAGATGGGAATACTAAGTGCAAAAAATAGAATATGAAATACAAGAGCGTGTTTTTCGGAAAGTTTCATATATCGAGCGATCCTTAGAGAGTGAGATAGCCAACGAACAGCGGAGCGTCGTGAGTTGCTTCCAACAACGTTGGAAAAGAGACCGATCCTTATCTTGTGACCAATCTTGCGACCCGTAGGGAGCAAGATTGAGTTTTGTAAGTTACTTCCAACAACGTCGAAAAAGAGAGCGATCCTTATCTTGCAATCCCCATCTTGCGACCCGTAGGGAGCAAGATTGAGATTTATTTTAATTCTTCGCGAAAGTAAAGAAGAGCGAACACAACAAACATCACTCAAAAATCCACGAAGAAAAGAAAATGGAAACCGAGCAACAAATCGCGAGCAATCCATTTTTTCGTTTCCCGCTTGATTTCTTAGATACGGACCGTTTAATAACCCTGACTCCGATCGAAATCGCGAACCGCGATTCTAAGACGGAAACCATAGATAGAATCTCAGGAAATAAAATGTCTCATAACTCTCAAATTCAGAAAATTCACGCTCGGGAAATTATCGATTCCCGTGGAAATCCGACCGTTGAGGTGGATGTAACTCTTGCAGACGGTTCTTTTGGTAGAGCCGCGGTTCCTTCCGGCGCATCAACCGGCGAATACGAAGCTGTGGAACTCAGAGACGGGGACAAACACCGTTATCTGGGAAAAGGCGTTCTCAAAGCGGTCGAACACGTAAATATAAAAATTCAGGAAGTACTTAAGGGGGAAGACGGACTCGATCAAAATCGAATCGACCAACTCATGCTCGACGCGGACGGAACGAAGAACAAGGGAAAACTCGGAGCCAATGCCATTCTCGGAACTTCCCTCGCGGTTGCCAGAGCGGCAGCGGCCCATTCCAAACTTCCGCTTTACCGTTATATCGGCGGGAACTTTGCCCGTGAACTTCCGGTTCCGATGATGAACATCATCAACGGCGGGGCGCACGCGGACAACAACGTGGACTTTCAGGAATTTATGATTCTTCCCGTGGGAGCGAAAAGTTTCCGGGAAGGACTCCGCATGGGAGCGGAAGTATTCCATTCTTTGAAAGCGGTTCTTAAAAGTAAGAATTTAAACACCGCGGTCGGCGACGAAGGCGGATTTGCCCCGGACCTAACCAGCAACGTGGAAGCGATCGAAGTCATTCTCCAAGCGATCGAAAAAGCCGGATACAAGCCCGAAAAAGACGTTTTATTGGGACTCGACGCGGCTTCTTCCGAGTTTTACGACAAAAGCAAAAAGAAATACGTACTCGGTGCCGAAAATAATAAGGAATTCTCCAGCGCGGAGCTCGTGGATTATTATGCGAACTTGGTTTCCAAGTATCCGATCATCACCATCGAGGACGGCTTGGATGAAAACGATTGGGAAGGTTGGAAACTTCTTTCCGATAAGATCGGTAAGAAAGTTCAGCTGGTAGGAGACGATCTTTTTGTGACGAACATCGAGAAACTCTCCCAAGGAATTGCTTCCGGAGTCGGAAATTCGATTTTGATCAAAGTAAATCAGATCGGTTCGCTTTCGGAAACTCTCGCTTCCATCGAAATGGCGAAAAAAGCGAAGTACACGAACGTCGTGAGCCATCGAAGCGGAGAAACCGAAGACGTTACGATCTCTCATATCGCGGTTGCGACGAACGCGGGTCAGATCAAAACGGGTTCGCTTTCCAGAACGGATCGAATCGCGAAATACAACGAGCTTCTCCGTATCGAAGAAGAAC of Leptospira sanjuanensis contains these proteins:
- the lepA gene encoding translation elongation factor 4, with amino-acid sequence MTDKQKFIRNFSIIAHIDHGKSTLADRLLEIGQVTNDRTKKDQILDSMDIERERGITIKANNATFDYLADDGNTYIMNLLDTPGHVDFTYEVSRSLKACEGVLLIVDASQGVEAQTLANLYLAMEQDLEILPVMNKIDLPAADVEKTKVQIEESLGLDSEKAVAISAKTGLNVKAVLEAITKEIPAPKGDPNGPLKALVYDSYFDPYMGVVIKIRVFDGSIKKGDRILMMSTGKDFTVNEVGINRITLTPKESLGAGEVGYIIAGIKKVSDAKTGDTVTLFSNPTKESIPGYKEAKPMVFAGLFPINGEQFDELVDAIEKLKLNDAALVFEKESSVALGFGFRVGYLGLLHMEIVQERLEREFNLDLITTAPSVKYIIRSKNGEVEEIDNPSRFPDPITIESTEEPYVKATVITPNEYVGNIMALAMDKRGIQLDTVYLTQDKVQLTYELPLAELIFEFYDKLKSFTRGYASLDYEPSGYKTSQLVKMDILVNGEPVDALSMIVHRTKAEQRGREIIEKLKDLIPRHQFMIPIQAAVGGKILARESISALRKNVTAKCYGGDITRKKKLLEKQKEGKKRMKQIGNVEIPQEAFLAVLKTGN
- a CDS encoding succinate dehydrogenase/fumarate reductase iron-sulfur subunit: MDLKLKVWRQKSGEEKGKIVDYDAKDISPNMSFLEMLDVVNEELITKGDDPIAFEHDCREGICGSCNLMINGQAHGPHQGVTSCQLHMRSFKDGDTVYVEPWRAKAFPVIKDLVVDRSAFDRIIQSGGFISINTGGAPDANALPIPKVDADVAMDAATCIGCGACVASCKNASAMLFVSAKITHLGLLPQGKVEQKERVKKMINAMDAEGFGNCTNQYECEAVCPKSIKRDFIRTMNRDYILS
- a CDS encoding nuclear transport factor 2 family protein, giving the protein MNKYNQIVETYLKLLSEFVVEKEEFKTILHPEIQQIEYPNALTKTVTVSNWEDIFRRMPAGKNLLKRQVFRMQSYLENGDTVVVEAEWEATVKTDLGPFKTDQNLKAYFCMIFEFKENKIYRQKNYDCFEPFV
- a CDS encoding 1-aminocyclopropane-1-carboxylate deaminase, with amino-acid sequence MDANPSATLSVLRDDRLAFGIGTKARKFLGIHATLRTQNIRSVLLQGELHGNALAGFAFLFLSFGYRVRSIGYTRDPKRASANSILTKRHSHSLELFSSRTEWMQRISRLSEEMSVVTLDSYRFTNHTSVKDGIPTINPVSAQEFPDPDFSGSILIPEYGLCRAALEGIDSLWEKIQISEYDRIVIDVGSGSTYLSALRFFQNRIPVHGIAIGLPKSKLLYWLEEKKRLLGLEWLRIDDERILEPDGSLGFGAEDMQILEYSKSFYQRTGVPVEPIYSARTLSATETRIRSGEWSGRTLYIHQGGLLNFLDPFAETFRFGFSQSQKFSDQ
- a CDS encoding DUF6989 domain-containing protein, coding for MKLSEKHALVFHILFFALSIPILFFPGSVSSGWRMFALVLGYNVGILLFARIWAHERWTDLWLFLFPLSCLQIFPDWFLSQVLGVVEFPADGFAKIGTVSGYMAGLWVIPLFVSTFVSVRFRKRFPDAPALQSYLLGGLIAFVVFLVSEEVSYLIPVWFAKNVWMVDHVAVYVLAPEFILAVFACYAYHVCAYSSLPEKILWAFLTMFVYLGALGFFFLLFEGSTKLVPAGV
- a CDS encoding fumarate reductase/succinate dehydrogenase flavoprotein subunit, producing the protein MSLDSKIPNGPIEKKWSNHKADIKLVNPANKRKFNIIVVGSGLAGASASATLAELGYNVKTFCFQDSPRRAHSIAAQGGINAAKNYQNDGDSVHRLFYDTVKGGDFRAREANVHRLAEVSVNIIDQCVAQGVPFAREYGGHLSNRSFGGAQVSRTFYAKGQTGQQLLLGAYSALSRQIGLGAVKMYPRTEMVELIVVDGHAKGIVVRDLVTGKLSTHMADAVVLGTGGYGNVFFLSTNAKGCNVTATWKAHKKGAFFANPCYTQIHPTCIPVSGDHQSKLTLMSESLRNDGRIWVPKNKGDKRNPADIPESERDYYLERKYPSYGNLSPRDIASRAAKEACDAGLGVGESGQGVYLDFADAIRRLGEPKIRDRYENLFQMYEQITGENPYKQPMRIYPAVHYTMGGLWVDYNLMSNLPGLFVIGEANFSDHGANRLGASALMQGLADGYFILPYTIGNYLAGAGFNSRPSEDHPEAKKALSDAEETTKKLLSINGKRTVDSFHRQLGKLMWDKCGMARNDKGLREALAEIPKIREEFWQNVNVPGSGAELNQSLEKAGRVADFLEFGELLCLDALTREESCGGHFREEYQEEGEAKRNDDKFCHATAWEFNGVGKKPTEHREKLEFENVHLATRSYK
- the eno gene encoding phosphopyruvate hydratase, whose protein sequence is MSHNSQIQKIHAREIIDSRGNPTVEVDVTLADGSFGRAAVPSGASTGEYEAVELRDGDKHRYLGKGVLKAVEHVNIKIQEVLKGEDGLDQNRIDQLMLDADGTKNKGKLGANAILGTSLAVARAAAAHSKLPLYRYIGGNFARELPVPMMNIINGGAHADNNVDFQEFMILPVGAKSFREGLRMGAEVFHSLKAVLKSKNLNTAVGDEGGFAPDLTSNVEAIEVILQAIEKAGYKPEKDVLLGLDAASSEFYDKSKKKYVLGAENNKEFSSAELVDYYANLVSKYPIITIEDGLDENDWEGWKLLSDKIGKKVQLVGDDLFVTNIEKLSQGIASGVGNSILIKVNQIGSLSETLASIEMAKKAKYTNVVSHRSGETEDVTISHIAVATNAGQIKTGSLSRTDRIAKYNELLRIEEELGKSAVYKGRDTFYNL